A genomic region of [Eubacterium] eligens ATCC 27750 contains the following coding sequences:
- a CDS encoding DNA polymerase III subunit alpha, whose protein sequence is MSFTHLHVHTEYSLLDGSSKIKEITKRAKELGMDSLAITDHGVMYGVIEFYEAAKKAGIKPVLGCEVYVAPGSRFDKGAGQSEDKYNHLVLLAENNTGYQNLMKIVSKGFTEGFYYKPRVDKEVLREYHEGIIATSACLAGEVQRYLSRGMYETARDAALELQDIFGKGNFFLELQDHGIAEQHYVNPQLMRMHNETGIELVCTNDVHYTYADDVDAHDILLCIQTGKKLSDENRMRYEGGQFYLKSEEEMAELFKYAPEAVENTHKIAERCNVEIEFGVTKLPAFDVPEAYGKNSWVYLNALCYEGLKKRYPDKTADICIEDIIEQAKASIVADRKDVVIKRAEDSNDIFQRLSYELSVIYSMGYVDYFLIVWDYINYAKTHDIPVGPGRGSAAGSLVSYCLGITTLDPVKYNLVFERFLNPERVSMPDIDVDFAPEGRQKVIDYVIEKYGKECVCQIITFGTMAARAVIKDVGRVMDLPYAMVDNIAKMIPQKVGVTIDSAMNGDADRDIKPNAEFKALYEADETVRDLIDKAKRLEGLPRHASVHASGVLISQKDVGEYVPVAVGADNVKVTQFEGPTLEHLGLLKFDFLGLRNLTVIQQTEKCEQQIDPAFSVDNIPYNDKAVFECISQGKCAGIFQLESGGMKNFMKELKPDCLEDLIAGISLYRPGPMDFIPQYIKGKENAGNITYECPQLEPILEPTYGCMVYQEQVMQIVRDLAGYSWGGSDNVRRAMAKKKLDVMEQERQNFVYGNEANGVPGCIKNGISEQTANKIYDEMMDFAKYAFNKSHAACYAVVAYQTAYLKVHFPVQYMAWLISSVTDKTSKVAEYILAAREMGISILPVDVNKSVADFGVEGKNIRFGFNAVKSMGRPTITAIIEERTNNGDFHSMQDFITRMAGVINKRTVEHLILAGAFDTFGNTRRGMMNVYERMIDSAVKQNKDAISGQMSLFDFASEEDKQSLEMRVPDIQEFEKEDLLEREKEVLGVYVTGHPLDEYTGMWEKHISARSTDFLIDEETGQAKLMNGSKQTIGGLISNIKVITTGSGQQMAYLTIEDFVGSVEVIMFPRNYEKYKRFFDTTNKVFITGRIQADADKPARLMADSVVSFDSVPRRLWLRFDSLAEYETHRDELADIFKESDGKDTVTIYCVAEKQRIVLPQSQCVKVTSDLLYILKSKYGEKNVATT, encoded by the coding sequence ATGAGTTTTACACATTTGCATGTGCATACTGAATATTCATTGCTGGATGGCTCCAGTAAGATAAAAGAGATTACTAAACGGGCAAAGGAACTTGGCATGGACAGCCTTGCAATAACTGACCATGGTGTGATGTATGGTGTTATTGAATTTTACGAGGCGGCTAAGAAGGCAGGAATCAAGCCTGTTCTTGGCTGTGAGGTGTATGTAGCGCCGGGGTCAAGGTTTGATAAAGGCGCAGGACAGAGTGAGGATAAATATAATCACCTTGTATTGCTGGCAGAGAATAACACCGGATATCAGAATCTTATGAAGATAGTCTCAAAGGGGTTTACAGAAGGCTTTTACTATAAGCCGAGAGTAGACAAGGAAGTGTTAAGGGAATATCACGAGGGAATTATTGCTACGAGTGCGTGTCTTGCAGGTGAGGTGCAGAGATATCTGTCAAGAGGCATGTATGAGACTGCAAGAGACGCTGCCCTTGAACTTCAGGATATATTCGGAAAGGGAAATTTCTTTCTTGAATTACAGGATCACGGAATAGCAGAACAGCACTATGTCAATCCACAGCTTATGCGTATGCATAATGAGACCGGAATTGAACTGGTATGTACGAATGATGTTCATTATACTTATGCAGATGATGTAGATGCACATGATATATTATTATGTATACAGACAGGTAAGAAGCTTTCTGATGAAAACAGGATGCGATATGAGGGTGGACAGTTCTATTTAAAGTCAGAGGAAGAGATGGCGGAATTGTTCAAATACGCACCGGAAGCAGTTGAGAACACTCATAAGATAGCAGAAAGATGTAATGTTGAGATAGAATTCGGAGTTACAAAGCTGCCAGCATTTGATGTGCCTGAAGCATATGGAAAAAATTCATGGGTGTATCTTAATGCTTTATGTTATGAGGGATTAAAGAAGAGATATCCGGACAAGACCGCAGATATATGTATTGAAGATATTATAGAGCAGGCAAAAGCATCAATAGTTGCAGACAGAAAAGATGTTGTTATAAAAAGGGCAGAGGATTCGAATGATATATTCCAGAGACTTTCTTACGAGCTGTCAGTTATCTATTCAATGGGATATGTCGATTATTTCCTGATTGTGTGGGATTACATTAATTATGCCAAGACACATGATATTCCGGTTGGACCCGGACGAGGCTCAGCGGCGGGAAGTCTTGTGTCATACTGTCTTGGAATAACAACGCTTGACCCTGTTAAATACAATCTTGTATTTGAACGATTCCTGAATCCTGAGCGTGTGTCCATGCCCGATATTGACGTGGACTTTGCACCAGAAGGCAGACAGAAGGTTATTGATTATGTTATAGAAAAATATGGTAAAGAATGTGTGTGCCAGATAATCACATTTGGAACAATGGCAGCACGAGCTGTTATTAAAGATGTCGGAAGGGTTATGGATCTTCCATATGCGATGGTTGATAACATTGCGAAGATGATACCACAGAAGGTTGGAGTTACGATTGACAGTGCAATGAATGGTGACGCAGACAGGGACATTAAGCCAAATGCTGAGTTTAAGGCATTGTATGAAGCTGATGAGACAGTGAGAGATCTTATAGATAAAGCAAAGAGACTTGAAGGACTGCCAAGGCATGCTTCAGTTCATGCCTCAGGTGTTCTTATCAGTCAGAAGGATGTTGGAGAGTATGTTCCGGTTGCAGTTGGAGCGGATAATGTCAAGGTTACTCAGTTTGAGGGGCCTACTCTGGAGCATCTGGGATTGTTAAAATTCGACTTTTTAGGTCTTAGAAACTTAACTGTAATCCAACAGACTGAAAAATGTGAACAGCAGATTGACCCTGCATTTTCGGTGGATAATATACCATATAACGATAAGGCTGTATTTGAATGTATAAGTCAGGGCAAATGTGCAGGTATATTCCAGTTAGAGAGTGGCGGAATGAAAAACTTCATGAAAGAGTTAAAACCGGATTGTTTAGAGGATTTAATTGCCGGTATATCGCTTTACAGACCGGGACCAATGGATTTCATACCACAGTATATTAAAGGAAAAGAGAACGCGGGAAACATAACCTATGAATGCCCGCAGTTAGAGCCAATCTTAGAGCCGACATATGGCTGTATGGTTTATCAGGAGCAGGTTATGCAGATTGTCCGTGACCTTGCCGGATATTCGTGGGGCGGTAGTGATAATGTGCGAAGAGCAATGGCTAAGAAAAAGCTTGATGTAATGGAGCAGGAACGTCAGAATTTCGTATATGGTAATGAGGCTAACGGAGTACCAGGCTGTATTAAGAATGGCATAAGTGAACAGACTGCCAATAAGATATATGATGAGATGATGGATTTTGCAAAATACGCATTTAACAAATCACATGCGGCATGCTATGCGGTTGTGGCATACCAGACAGCATATCTGAAAGTACATTTTCCTGTACAGTATATGGCATGGCTGATATCAAGTGTAACTGATAAAACAAGTAAGGTCGCAGAATATATTCTTGCAGCTAGAGAGATGGGAATTAGTATTCTTCCTGTTGATGTCAATAAATCAGTTGCTGATTTCGGTGTTGAAGGTAAGAATATAAGGTTTGGATTTAATGCGGTAAAGAGTATGGGAAGACCTACAATTACTGCGATTATTGAAGAAAGAACCAATAATGGCGATTTTCACTCCATGCAGGATTTTATTACAAGGATGGCAGGGGTAATTAATAAGAGAACAGTGGAACATCTTATACTTGCAGGTGCATTTGACACATTTGGTAATACAAGACGGGGCATGATGAATGTCTATGAGAGAATGATTGATAGTGCTGTTAAGCAGAATAAAGATGCTATTTCAGGACAAATGTCACTATTTGATTTCGCAAGTGAAGAGGATAAACAGAGTCTTGAAATGAGAGTTCCTGATATTCAGGAGTTTGAAAAGGAGGATCTGCTTGAACGGGAAAAAGAAGTTCTCGGTGTATATGTAACAGGACATCCGCTGGATGAATATACTGGTATGTGGGAGAAGCATATTTCTGCGAGAAGTACAGATTTTCTTATTGATGAGGAAACCGGACAGGCAAAGCTTATGAACGGCTCAAAGCAGACAATAGGTGGTCTTATAAGTAATATTAAGGTTATTACTACCGGTTCAGGACAGCAGATGGCGTACCTTACAATAGAAGATTTTGTTGGAAGCGTTGAGGTAATTATGTTTCCAAGAAATTATGAAAAATATAAAAGATTTTTTGATACGACCAACAAAGTATTTATTACAGGAAGAATACAGGCAGATGCCGATAAACCAGCAAGACTTATGGCAGACAGTGTTGTGAGCTTTGACAGTGTTCCAAGAAGATTGTGGCTTAGGTTTGACAGTCTTGCTGAGTATGAGACACACAGGGATGAGCTTGCTGATATTTTCAAAGAATCGGACGGTAAAGACACAGTCACAATATATTGTGTGGCAGAAAAACAGAGAATAGTGCTTCCTCAGAGTCAGTGCGTGAAGGTGACATCAGACCTGCTTTATATTCTTAAGAGTAAATATGGTGAGAAAAATGTTGCTACAACATAA
- a CDS encoding PilZ domain-containing protein has protein sequence MLISDIPVGGPISIEISIDNVSYEMPSSVVASKNGYILIAPFTSKGAVIDFSSYKDILFNLYTIDPSTQNRVVWKNINIETIGYKASDFSSAYYKISTNVFASIASECDRRFNQRISTEASGSITLNSDNEIIPVTLIDVCNKGLSFSINNKTAPDYNNIYITFSDIANGKQFNFHFKCVIIRSQISGERCICGCVVPAPSREYLTYVFLKKIEYRINASKEQEQQNALKDAAYVASQSIDNTSSGFHSHISSKSR, from the coding sequence ATGTTAATATCTGATATTCCCGTAGGCGGGCCGATTTCAATTGAAATATCCATAGATAATGTCAGCTACGAAATGCCTTCCTCTGTTGTTGCATCCAAGAATGGATACATTCTCATAGCGCCTTTTACATCAAAAGGTGCTGTAATAGATTTTTCTTCTTATAAAGATATTTTATTTAATCTTTATACCATAGACCCGTCAACGCAGAACCGGGTAGTCTGGAAGAATATTAATATAGAAACTATCGGATATAAAGCTTCTGATTTTTCATCAGCATACTATAAAATATCGACTAATGTTTTTGCAAGCATTGCATCAGAATGTGACAGACGCTTCAATCAGCGTATTTCAACGGAAGCTTCTGGAAGTATTACTCTGAATTCCGACAATGAAATTATACCAGTAACTTTAATTGATGTATGTAATAAAGGTTTGTCCTTTTCCATCAACAATAAAACAGCCCCTGACTACAATAATATATACATAACATTTTCTGATATAGCCAATGGAAAACAATTTAATTTTCATTTTAAATGTGTAATAATACGCAGCCAGATATCAGGTGAGCGGTGCATTTGTGGATGTGTTGTACCTGCGCCGTCACGCGAATATCTTACATATGTTTTTCTTAAAAAGATTGAATATAGAATCAACGCCTCTAAAGAACAGGAACAGCAGAACGCTCTTAAAGATGCTGCCTATGTTGCTTCTCAGTCAATCGACAATACTTCATCAGGATTTCACTCACATATATCATCAAAAAGCAGATAA
- the ftsH gene encoding ATP-dependent zinc metalloprotease FtsH, giving the protein MDNYNNNGYDNGYNNNDNRNNNRNNNNNNKKPKNVNLIIFIIIAAVVTFIGLTLLSNMFRNATYKEISYDQFMQMIDEDKVKKVALEQDRILITPVEEEKQSGIAGVSYTYYTGYVNDDTLVPLLKRKGIEFEGYIPDSSSSIVEFLLAYVLPFLFIYIIFAFVYRRIAKNGGMMGGMGVGKSNAKVYVQKKTGVTFKDVAGQDEAKESLTEIVDFLHYPEKYAKIGAKLPKGALLVGPPGTGKTLLAKAVAGEADVPFFSLAGSDFVEMFVGVGASRVRDLFKEATKQAPCIIFIDEIDAIGKSRDSKYGGGNDEREQTLNQLLAEMDGFDSSKGIFILAATNRPEVLDKALLRPGRLDRRITVDRPDKKGRIETLKVHSKDVLMDDTVDFDEIAMATSGLVGSDLANIINEAAIAAVKNGRNVVTQKDLLGAFDTVVAGKEKKERVLSKKEKQVVAYHEIGHALIRAIKNNSDPVQKITIIPHTNGSLGYVLNFPEEEKHLETKDELMTDLISLVGGRAAEEVVFGSVTNGAYDDIKKATNLAKTMITRYGMSDRFGLVALSTVEDEYLSGRASMNCAQATEAEVDDEVKKLIASCYEEAKQIIRDNRDVMDQLARYLYDHETITGKEFMKIFREAKGIPEPVDTSLFSTSEKVAESVTFNDDGSYSSTVSGEPESDIWKNITKHDDSDSNASDDTTKDDE; this is encoded by the coding sequence ATGGATAATTATAACAACAACGGTTATGACAATGGTTATAATAATAACGATAACCGCAACAATAATCGTAATAACAACAATAATAACAAGAAGCCAAAGAATGTTAACCTTATAATATTCATTATTATAGCGGCAGTTGTAACATTTATCGGGCTTACGCTTCTTAGCAATATGTTTAGGAATGCAACTTACAAGGAGATAAGCTACGACCAGTTCATGCAGATGATTGATGAAGATAAGGTAAAGAAAGTAGCATTAGAGCAGGACAGAATTCTTATTACACCAGTTGAAGAGGAGAAACAGTCTGGCATAGCAGGAGTTTCATACACATATTATACAGGGTATGTTAATGATGATACTCTTGTACCACTTCTTAAGAGAAAGGGTATTGAGTTTGAAGGATATATTCCGGATTCAAGTTCTTCAATTGTAGAATTTCTGCTTGCATATGTACTGCCATTCTTATTCATATATATAATCTTTGCATTTGTATATAGAAGAATTGCTAAGAATGGTGGAATGATGGGTGGAATGGGCGTTGGAAAGAGCAACGCCAAAGTATATGTCCAGAAAAAGACAGGTGTTACATTCAAGGATGTTGCAGGTCAGGATGAAGCTAAGGAATCACTTACAGAAATTGTTGATTTCTTACATTACCCTGAGAAATATGCCAAGATTGGTGCAAAGCTTCCTAAGGGTGCACTTTTAGTAGGACCTCCGGGAACAGGTAAGACGCTTCTTGCCAAGGCTGTAGCCGGTGAGGCAGATGTGCCTTTCTTTTCACTTGCAGGTTCTGATTTTGTTGAGATGTTCGTTGGTGTCGGTGCATCACGAGTAAGAGACTTGTTCAAGGAAGCAACTAAGCAGGCTCCTTGTATTATATTTATTGATGAGATTGATGCTATTGGTAAGAGCAGAGATTCCAAGTATGGCGGTGGCAATGACGAGCGTGAGCAGACATTGAACCAGTTACTTGCAGAGATGGATGGTTTTGATTCTTCTAAGGGAATATTCATTCTTGCAGCAACTAACAGACCGGAGGTACTTGATAAGGCTTTACTTAGACCAGGTCGTCTCGACAGAAGAATTACCGTCGACAGACCTGATAAGAAGGGAAGGATTGAGACTCTTAAGGTACATTCTAAGGATGTACTTATGGACGATACAGTTGATTTTGATGAGATTGCGATGGCAACAAGCGGTCTTGTAGGTTCAGACCTTGCTAATATCATTAATGAAGCAGCTATTGCGGCAGTTAAGAATGGAAGAAATGTTGTTACACAGAAGGATCTTCTTGGTGCTTTTGATACAGTTGTAGCAGGTAAGGAGAAGAAGGAAAGAGTTCTTAGCAAGAAGGAAAAGCAGGTTGTTGCTTACCATGAGATTGGACATGCTCTTATAAGAGCTATAAAGAACAATTCAGATCCGGTCCAGAAGATTACTATTATACCTCATACTAACGGTTCGCTTGGTTATGTGCTTAACTTCCCAGAGGAAGAGAAGCATCTTGAGACTAAGGATGAACTTATGACAGACCTTATATCACTTGTTGGTGGCCGTGCTGCAGAAGAAGTTGTATTTGGTTCAGTTACTAATGGTGCTTATGATGATATCAAGAAGGCAACTAACCTTGCCAAGACAATGATTACAAGATATGGTATGTCAGACAGATTCGGACTAGTTGCATTATCAACAGTCGAAGATGAGTATCTTAGCGGAAGAGCATCTATGAACTGTGCACAGGCAACTGAGGCAGAGGTCGATGACGAGGTAAAGAAGCTTATCGCTTCATGTTATGAGGAAGCTAAGCAGATTATAAGAGATAACAGAGATGTAATGGATCAGCTTGCAAGATATCTGTACGACCATGAGACTATCACTGGTAAGGAATTTATGAAGATATTCAGAGAAGCAAAGGGTATACCTGAACCTGTTGATACTTCATTATTCTCAACATCTGAGAAGGTGGCAGAAAGCGTAACATTTAATGATGATGGAAGCTATTCATCAACAGTAAGTGGTGAGCCGGAAAGCGATATATGGAAGAATATTACAAAGCATGATGATTCAGATAGTAATGCATCTGATGATACAACTAAAGATGATGAGTAA
- a CDS encoding CTP synthase yields the protein MAVKYVFVTGGVVSGLGKGITAASLGRLLKARGFSVTMQKFDPYINIDPGTMNPIQHGEVFVTDDGAETDLDLGHYERFIDESLNKNSNVTTGKVYWSVLQKERRGDFGGGTVQVIPHITNEIKSRFFRDYSTDETKIAIIEVGGTVGDIESQPFLEAIRQFQHEVGHENAILIHVTLIPYLKASGEMKTKPTQASVKELQGMGIRPDILVCRTEHPLEAGIKDKIALFCNVPKSHVLQNLDVEILYDAPLAMEEEHLAQVACECLHLDCPEPDLDEWRAMCKAWKNPTKKVTVALVGKYIQLHDAYISVVEALKHGGVYNSCDVTIKWIDSETVTPETADELLSDVSGILVPGGFGDRGTEGKIEAIRYAREHNIPFLGLCLGMQLSIVEFARNVIGYDDAHSVELNPNTTHPVIHLMPDQEGIDDIGGTLRLGSYPCVLDKTSKAYELYGEELIHERHRHRYEVNNDYRKVLTENGMMLSGISPDGRIVEMIELKNHPWFVATQAHPELKSRPNRPHPLFRGFITAALEYQDKNH from the coding sequence ATGGCTGTTAAATATGTATTTGTAACAGGTGGTGTTGTTTCCGGTTTAGGAAAAGGTATCACTGCCGCATCTTTAGGCAGACTGCTTAAAGCCCGTGGTTTTTCTGTAACCATGCAGAAGTTTGACCCTTATATTAATATTGATCCAGGTACTATGAACCCTATCCAGCACGGAGAAGTTTTCGTAACTGACGATGGTGCTGAGACAGACCTTGACCTTGGTCACTATGAAAGATTTATTGATGAGAGCCTTAATAAGAATTCTAATGTAACTACCGGTAAAGTATACTGGTCAGTATTACAGAAGGAACGCCGTGGAGATTTCGGTGGAGGCACAGTCCAGGTAATCCCTCATATTACTAATGAAATAAAGAGCCGTTTTTTCAGAGATTATTCAACTGATGAAACTAAGATTGCAATTATAGAAGTCGGTGGTACTGTTGGAGATATCGAGAGTCAGCCTTTCCTTGAGGCAATCAGACAATTTCAGCATGAAGTAGGACATGAAAACGCAATTCTTATTCACGTAACACTTATTCCTTATCTTAAGGCATCTGGTGAGATGAAGACTAAGCCTACACAGGCAAGCGTTAAGGAACTCCAGGGAATGGGAATCCGTCCGGATATTCTTGTATGCCGTACAGAGCATCCTCTTGAGGCAGGTATCAAGGATAAGATAGCACTTTTCTGTAATGTACCTAAGTCTCATGTACTTCAGAACTTAGATGTTGAGATTCTTTATGATGCACCTCTTGCAATGGAAGAAGAACATCTTGCACAGGTAGCATGTGAATGTTTACACCTTGACTGTCCAGAACCAGATCTTGATGAATGGAGAGCAATGTGCAAAGCCTGGAAGAATCCTACCAAGAAGGTAACTGTTGCATTAGTCGGTAAATATATCCAGCTTCATGATGCTTATATCAGTGTTGTAGAAGCATTAAAGCATGGTGGTGTATATAATTCATGTGATGTAACTATCAAATGGATTGATTCAGAAACTGTAACTCCTGAAACTGCTGATGAACTTCTCTCTGACGTATCCGGTATATTAGTTCCAGGCGGATTCGGAGACAGAGGTACAGAAGGAAAGATTGAAGCTATCCGTTATGCAAGAGAGCATAATATTCCATTCTTAGGATTGTGCCTGGGAATGCAGCTTTCAATTGTTGAATTTGCAAGAAATGTTATAGGATATGACGACGCACACAGTGTTGAACTTAATCCTAACACAACCCACCCTGTTATACATCTTATGCCAGATCAGGAAGGCATTGATGATATCGGCGGTACATTAAGACTTGGTTCTTATCCTTGTGTACTTGATAAAACAAGTAAGGCTTATGAACTTTATGGTGAAGAGCTTATACATGAACGTCACAGACACAGATATGAAGTAAATAATGATTATAGAAAAGTTCTTACCGAGAACGGTATGATGCTTTCAGGAATATCTCCTGATGGAAGAATTGTTGAGATGATAGAATTAAAGAATCACCCATGGTTTGTTGCCACACAGGCACATCCGGAATTAAAGTCAAGACCTAACCGTCCACATCCATTATTCAGAGGCTTTATAACAGCAGCCCTTGAATATCAGGATAAGAACCATTAA
- a CDS encoding BlaI/MecI/CopY family transcriptional regulator, with protein MSRNHFNELSPCEALIMKLIWEAPQDIPVQELIDQLRDDYGKEYARTTVVTFVGKLKDKRFVDTYRKGKSAFIHPLRSEEEYRRQLLKEEADFWFNGKAVDMVASICESQKLEDDEIKRIKKILNGLNK; from the coding sequence ATGAGCAGAAATCATTTTAATGAATTAAGTCCATGTGAAGCATTAATTATGAAGCTTATATGGGAGGCACCACAGGATATTCCTGTTCAGGAGCTTATTGATCAGTTAAGAGACGATTACGGTAAGGAATATGCGAGAACAACAGTTGTTACTTTCGTAGGTAAGTTAAAGGACAAGAGATTTGTTGATACATACCGTAAGGGAAAGTCAGCTTTTATTCATCCGCTTCGTTCAGAAGAGGAATACAGAAGACAGCTTTTAAAAGAAGAAGCTGATTTCTGGTTCAACGGCAAGGCTGTTGACATGGTAGCTTCTATCTGTGAATCACAGAAGTTAGAAGACGATGAAATTAAGAGAATTAAGAAGATTCTTAATGGTCTTAATAAGTAA
- a CDS encoding 4'-phosphopantetheinyl transferase family protein: protein MMIFVTTTDALADEKLYEKAYSLIPEYRKVKADKMKMRENKLQTVTAGLLLNYAVGKWSIKKGEKDYKTDEILYETVDIISVIEANNQYFDYEIAYNSQGKPYFLSNCEIFFNISHSSNYVACVIGDRPVGIDIEKTREGRQNLAKRFFDISEAEWIKECDSDERFFRIWTLKEAYGKATGQGVLDILGKIVYRLEKGKMSAYMCGFPQNFTIVEKEVDGFRLSAIQL from the coding sequence ATGATGATATTTGTGACAACGACAGATGCATTAGCAGATGAAAAGTTATATGAAAAGGCCTATTCGCTTATTCCGGAATACAGGAAAGTTAAGGCTGATAAGATGAAAATGCGTGAAAATAAGCTGCAAACTGTGACGGCAGGACTACTTCTTAATTATGCAGTAGGAAAATGGTCTATAAAAAAAGGAGAAAAGGATTATAAAACAGATGAAATTCTATATGAGACGGTGGATATTATTTCTGTGATTGAAGCAAATAATCAGTACTTTGATTATGAAATAGCATATAATTCGCAAGGGAAACCTTATTTTTTATCAAATTGTGAAATTTTTTTCAATATCTCACATTCGTCTAATTATGTAGCGTGTGTAATAGGCGACAGACCGGTAGGAATTGACATTGAAAAAACCCGTGAAGGTAGACAAAATCTGGCAAAACGTTTCTTTGACATATCAGAAGCAGAATGGATTAAAGAGTGTGATAGTGACGAAAGATTCTTCAGAATATGGACACTTAAAGAGGCATATGGCAAGGCTACAGGCCAAGGTGTGCTTGACATTTTAGGTAAAATAGTTTATAGATTAGAGAAAGGGAAAATGTCGGCGTATATGTGCGGATTTCCCCAGAATTTCACTATTGTAGAAAAGGAAGTTGATGGATTCAGATTATCAGCAATACAATTGTGA
- a CDS encoding potassium channel family protein → MVNNKKKRIFDIIQIGYAGDVASRTFDIAITAAIIINLFIAIFDTFEQSITYQPEVFKNAFSGIWWSVSTLLTVGYGDIYPVTVLGKMFSIIITFLGVGMVAIPTGILSAGFVEQYSLIKKSTDYLMEKELKFIKLIITKDHNWNEKKVCELNIPRGLILAAVLRNGETLIKSGDIVFVFSKRYMADAQTISV, encoded by the coding sequence ATGGTGAATAATAAGAAAAAACGTATATTTGACATTATCCAGATTGGCTATGCGGGCGATGTTGCAAGCCGTACATTTGATATTGCGATAACTGCTGCAATTATAATCAACCTTTTCATTGCGATATTTGATACATTTGAACAGTCGATTACGTACCAGCCAGAAGTGTTTAAGAATGCATTTTCAGGAATATGGTGGTCGGTATCGACACTTCTTACAGTAGGTTACGGCGATATCTATCCTGTGACAGTGCTTGGAAAAATGTTCAGTATTATCATTACATTTCTTGGCGTCGGAATGGTCGCTATTCCAACAGGTATCTTATCTGCAGGTTTCGTTGAGCAGTACAGCCTTATTAAGAAGTCTACAGATTACCTTATGGAGAAGGAACTTAAGTTTATCAAGCTTATTATAACTAAGGACCACAACTGGAATGAAAAGAAGGTGTGTGAGCTTAACATTCCAAGGGGACTGATTCTTGCAGCAGTGTTAAGAAATGGTGAGACATTGATTAAATCAGGTGATATAGTATTCGTGTTCTCAAAGCGTTATATGGCAGATGCACAGACAATAAGCGTATAG